A genomic segment from uncultured Erythrobacter sp. encodes:
- a CDS encoding ABC transporter permease subunit: MSNARRSIIIGGGIVAMIALLALLAPLLTTYGPNEVDTGAILEAPSARHWAGTDNLGRDLFARILYGGRTSLGVAFGIVAIGMGAGALLGCAVGLAGGWVDRIAMRLVDVALAIPSLVIALALAAAVGPSLVNLVLILGGLGVPLYLRLFRSEALSLRERPFVLAARANGAPAWRLLAVHILPNIAPLFATLASTALGTALVAASALSFIGLGAQPPTPEWGALIFEGRNTIMYEWWAAVLPGLAVAMSALGFVLLGDGLRDWLDPRGGGQ; this comes from the coding sequence ATGAGTAACGCGCGGCGTTCGATCATTATTGGCGGCGGAATTGTCGCGATGATCGCGTTGCTCGCGCTGCTTGCGCCGCTGTTGACCACCTATGGCCCGAACGAGGTCGATACCGGCGCGATCCTTGAGGCACCCTCGGCGCGGCACTGGGCGGGGACTGACAATCTCGGGCGCGATCTATTTGCGCGGATCCTCTACGGCGGACGCACCTCGCTCGGCGTTGCTTTTGGCATCGTCGCGATCGGCATGGGGGCAGGCGCGCTGCTGGGGTGCGCGGTCGGGCTGGCGGGGGGCTGGGTGGACCGGATCGCGATGCGGCTGGTCGATGTCGCGCTCGCCATCCCCTCGCTGGTGATCGCATTGGCGCTGGCGGCGGCGGTGGGGCCGAGCCTTGTGAACCTTGTCCTGATCCTCGGCGGGTTGGGCGTGCCGCTTTACCTCAGGCTGTTCCGCAGCGAGGCGCTGTCCTTGCGCGAGCGGCCTTTCGTCCTCGCCGCCAGAGCCAATGGCGCACCCGCATGGCGGCTTCTGGCGGTGCATATCTTGCCCAACATCGCCCCGCTGTTCGCCACGCTGGCCTCGACCGCTCTCGGGACTGCGCTGGTCGCAGCTTCTGCCCTATCGTTCATCGGGCTGGGCGCGCAGCCACCAACGCCCGAATGGGGCGCGCTGATCTTTGAGGGGCGTAACACCATCATGTACGAATGGTGGGCTGCGGTGCTCCCTGGTCTGGCGGTGGCGATGTCGGCGCTGGGCTTCGTCCTGCTGGGCGATGGGCTGCGCGACTGGCTCGATCCG